One Paenibacillus sp. FSL H7-0737 DNA segment encodes these proteins:
- a CDS encoding chemotaxis protein CheX, whose product MKAEVINPFLESARTVIEQVIQVSPSTGNLGIKEIELIDNHIWIQVGMTGQLSGNIIFGIAEQVALRMVSIMMGGYVITEMDEMGQSAISELGNMISGNASTILYNQGVSVDISPPQIMKLESMSFLPRRALSIPLLMDGVGEMDIQVMIS is encoded by the coding sequence ATGAAAGCAGAAGTAATTAATCCGTTTTTAGAATCTGCACGGACAGTTATAGAACAAGTGATTCAGGTCTCGCCTTCCACTGGGAATTTAGGCATCAAAGAAATTGAACTGATCGATAATCATATATGGATTCAAGTGGGAATGACAGGCCAGCTGAGCGGAAATATTATATTTGGTATCGCAGAGCAGGTAGCCTTGCGAATGGTATCGATTATGATGGGCGGGTATGTGATTACGGAGATGGATGAGATGGGTCAGAGTGCAATTTCAGAGCTGGGCAATATGATCAGTGGAAATGCTAGTACGATTCTATATAATCAGGGGGTTTCAGTGGATATAAGTCCTCCCCAAATTATGAAGCTTGAGAGCATGTCCTTTTTGCCTCGCAGAGCACTTAGTATTCCATTGTTGATGGATGGGGTTGGAGAGATGGATATTCAGGTGATGATCTCTTAG
- a CDS encoding LysR family transcriptional regulator, translated as MNISQLETLITISKTMSFRKAGELLNLTQPAVSAQIKSLEEEFKTQLVDRNQPVTLTDRGTVFLEHAEQIVTIVEELKQRLADLEDNPQGHIILGTTTSIAIQILPRILSYFKDQFPHIKTSISSMSSSQIYQHVENGIVDVGIGYLIGRSPSMTTSILYYDTFELVVSPRHPLAQVKTAGIEALNKTPLILLSPDTVGRKFADEVFSKHGIEPQVIMELTSSEEVKRMVELDLGAAIISKQSVTAEVRAGSLKIVPIIELEVTHPVGVITKSGKYVNSAMRQFLSDLKGMPETQFIGSE; from the coding sequence ATGAACATCAGCCAGCTGGAGACACTAATAACGATCTCCAAAACGATGAGCTTTCGCAAGGCCGGAGAACTGCTTAACTTGACCCAACCAGCGGTTTCAGCACAAATCAAGAGCCTTGAAGAAGAGTTCAAAACACAGCTGGTTGACCGGAACCAGCCTGTTACGTTAACCGATCGAGGAACTGTATTTCTGGAGCATGCGGAACAAATTGTGACGATTGTGGAGGAGCTTAAACAGAGACTTGCGGACCTTGAAGATAATCCCCAAGGACATATTATTCTCGGCACTACTACCTCTATCGCCATTCAAATTTTACCGCGTATTTTGTCCTATTTTAAAGACCAGTTCCCTCATATCAAAACATCTATTTCCTCTATGTCCTCGTCTCAAATTTATCAACATGTCGAGAATGGCATTGTCGATGTCGGCATTGGCTATTTGATCGGACGAAGTCCGAGTATGACTACTTCCATTCTTTATTATGATACATTCGAGTTGGTGGTCTCACCTAGACACCCCCTGGCTCAAGTTAAGACTGCAGGTATAGAAGCCCTAAACAAAACCCCGCTAATTCTGCTCTCACCGGATACAGTGGGCCGTAAATTTGCCGACGAGGTATTCTCCAAGCATGGCATAGAGCCACAGGTAATTATGGAACTGACCAGTAGCGAGGAAGTGAAACGGATGGTAGAACTCGATTTAGGTGCAGCCATTATTTCCAAGCAGTCAGTGACCGCTGAGGTGCGAGCCGGTTCCCTCAAAATTGTGCCTATTATTGAATTGGAAGTCACACATCCTGTTGGCGTCATAACGAAGTCTGGAAAATACGTGAACTCAGCCATGAGACAGTTTCTCAGCGATCTCAAAGGTATGCCGGAGACACAATTTATTGGATCTGAATAA
- a CDS encoding histidinol-phosphatase produces the protein MKFDLHTHHFRCGHADGTIRDYIEAGISAGLGVIGISDHTPYFGSPSEQAFPLIAMGKSEFSNYVEEVLSLKKEYEGVIDVLLGIESDYFPEHAELYRKTLSAYPFDYVIGSVHSVGGVSIFNKGRWKGLSKNEQIRVKSDYYRLIADSARSGMFQILGHIDAMKGNYPAFSEIPAPKPIDDCLQVISECGVAIEINTSGGTKLVGGWYPSEDILERAHHFGVEVTFGSDAHKPSRVAEDRDAVAAQLKAIGFTHWVYYKQREKIKVSL, from the coding sequence ATGAAATTTGACCTGCATACACATCATTTTCGCTGTGGCCATGCTGATGGAACGATTAGAGATTATATCGAAGCCGGAATTTCAGCAGGTTTAGGGGTAATAGGCATTTCTGATCACACCCCATATTTCGGAAGCCCTTCCGAGCAAGCTTTTCCTCTAATTGCTATGGGTAAGTCCGAATTCTCAAACTATGTTGAGGAAGTCCTCTCCCTCAAAAAAGAATACGAAGGTGTAATCGACGTTCTGCTAGGTATTGAATCAGACTACTTCCCTGAGCATGCCGAGCTTTACCGCAAAACATTATCCGCCTACCCTTTTGATTATGTGATTGGATCGGTACATAGTGTTGGTGGCGTCAGTATCTTTAACAAGGGTCGCTGGAAAGGGCTTAGCAAAAATGAACAGATTCGTGTGAAGTCTGATTATTATCGATTGATTGCTGATTCCGCCCGCAGTGGCATGTTTCAAATTCTCGGTCATATTGATGCGATGAAGGGAAATTATCCTGCTTTTTCAGAAATCCCTGCTCCAAAGCCAATTGATGACTGTCTGCAAGTAATTAGTGAATGCGGCGTGGCGATCGAAATTAATACCTCAGGCGGAACCAAGCTGGTTGGCGGTTGGTATCCATCAGAAGATATACTGGAGCGCGCACATCATTTTGGCGTTGAGGTTACTTTCGGTTCGGATGCGCATAAGCCGTCCCGAGTCGCAGAAGACCGAGATGCGGTAGCTGCACAGCTAAAAGCAATAGGTTTTACACATTGGGTTTATTACAAGCAGCGCGAGAAAATTAAAGTTTCACTGTAA
- a CDS encoding NADPH-dependent oxidoreductase, which produces MNDVIQTLMNHRSFRQYSDLQVEPDKLKIMIESAQAAPSWVHGQQVSIIAIKDPARKQQLSVLCGNQKHVAAAPVFLVFCMDFYRAKLASKVEGKSFEAVKDVDALLVGATDVGISVANAIAAAESMGLGIIPIGGVRRNTAGVIDLLKLPEYVFPIVGLCVGYPAEETAQKPRLPLEAVFHEEQYNPDVEGLLEAYNQTHREYMQQQGLTERDWTSTIAHFYDINPEYGDAKRTLKQQGFTCDNL; this is translated from the coding sequence TTGAATGATGTAATACAGACGTTAATGAATCACCGTTCTTTCCGGCAGTATTCTGATCTACAAGTGGAGCCGGATAAGCTAAAGATAATGATCGAATCGGCCCAAGCAGCGCCCTCATGGGTTCATGGACAACAGGTCTCCATTATAGCTATCAAGGATCCTGCACGTAAGCAGCAGCTTTCGGTCTTGTGCGGTAATCAGAAGCATGTAGCAGCAGCCCCCGTCTTTCTGGTGTTCTGCATGGACTTCTATAGAGCGAAATTAGCAAGTAAAGTGGAAGGCAAGTCTTTTGAAGCGGTAAAAGATGTAGATGCTCTGCTCGTTGGAGCTACAGATGTTGGTATCTCAGTGGCTAACGCGATTGCAGCGGCAGAATCCATGGGACTCGGGATCATCCCTATTGGGGGTGTCCGGCGCAATACAGCAGGCGTTATTGATTTGTTGAAGCTGCCGGAGTACGTATTCCCTATCGTCGGGCTCTGTGTTGGATATCCAGCCGAAGAGACCGCACAGAAGCCGCGGCTGCCGCTGGAAGCGGTGTTTCATGAGGAACAATACAATCCGGATGTGGAAGGTCTCCTGGAGGCTTATAATCAAACCCACCGTGAATATATGCAGCAGCAGGGATTAACGGAGAGAGATTGGACGAGCACGATTGCTCATTTTTACGATATCAACCCGGAATATGGGGATGCGAAGCGCACCCTGAAGCAGCAAGGGTTTACCTGCGACAACCTATAA
- a CDS encoding GNAT family N-acetyltransferase: MSTYEAVSFQTQQGVAVDLRMIPPEDACHLQQLLSHPEVQAHIQIRTGAGSDLAQVEKLVNRMLFAFDPCALHAGIYLKEQQKLIGIVALQHWNRREGKATLGYMLDPAYWGGGLATEAVGLFLNYSVHTLGITRIEGRCRGDNIRSERVMLKNGMMLERVMPRVGSLDDVMKVFTLLHK; the protein is encoded by the coding sequence ATGAGCACTTATGAGGCAGTATCGTTCCAGACGCAACAAGGTGTGGCGGTTGACCTTAGGATGATTCCGCCCGAGGATGCCTGTCATTTGCAGCAATTGCTCTCCCACCCAGAAGTGCAGGCTCATATTCAAATACGCACCGGAGCTGGATCAGACCTTGCTCAGGTGGAGAAGCTGGTGAACCGGATGTTATTCGCATTCGATCCTTGCGCATTACATGCGGGTATCTATTTGAAGGAGCAGCAGAAGTTGATCGGTATTGTTGCTTTACAGCATTGGAACCGCCGTGAGGGCAAGGCCACTTTAGGATATATGCTAGACCCGGCGTACTGGGGAGGCGGATTGGCGACAGAGGCGGTTGGCTTATTTTTAAATTACAGTGTTCATACGCTTGGAATCACACGGATCGAAGGGCGCTGCCGAGGAGATAATATTAGATCCGAACGTGTGATGCTTAAGAACGGCATGATGCTGGAGCGAGTGATGCCCAGAGTAGGCTCCTTGGACGATGTAATGAAAGTATTCACATTGTTACACAAATGA
- a CDS encoding metallophosphoesterase, producing MNIQSSGASPNKKNNHSGKDTHSSASGRRSKGKTTMTRRQFLVRGAATVIGAGLLTSGYAWQGESNWIQVTKLKLSFKDIPSAFSGMKVVHFSDTHLGFNKDARDLARLAERIAKEEPDLICFTGDIVDSNPEDLVDAIPVLAELNAPLGKYAVLGNHDFKNTKRIIELFTSAGFRVLRNESYLLKRGGAVMAVTGLDDLLHGEPDPVKALKGVPAGTFTVLMMHEPDYADIAQAHSFHLQLSGHSHGGQIRLPFVGAPFTPYGSQKYINGLYYTDTKRMPVYVNRGFGETVMPFRFLCRPELTVLTLHHSSDE from the coding sequence ATGAATATACAATCGTCTGGGGCTTCTCCCAATAAGAAAAATAATCATTCAGGTAAAGACACCCACTCTAGCGCCTCTGGACGTCGATCTAAGGGCAAGACAACTATGACCCGCCGGCAATTCCTGGTTCGAGGTGCGGCTACTGTAATCGGCGCAGGCTTGCTCACAAGTGGTTACGCTTGGCAAGGGGAGTCCAACTGGATTCAGGTTACTAAGCTGAAGTTGTCCTTCAAAGATATTCCCTCTGCTTTTTCAGGCATGAAGGTTGTCCATTTCAGTGATACTCACCTTGGGTTTAATAAGGATGCCCGTGATCTGGCTCGACTTGCAGAGCGTATCGCTAAGGAGGAACCGGATCTTATATGCTTTACAGGCGACATCGTGGACAGCAACCCTGAGGATCTTGTAGATGCCATACCTGTATTGGCAGAGCTGAATGCTCCACTAGGAAAATATGCGGTGCTAGGCAACCATGATTTCAAGAATACGAAGCGGATTATCGAGTTGTTTACATCTGCTGGTTTCCGGGTGCTAAGGAATGAATCTTATCTTCTAAAAAGAGGCGGGGCAGTTATGGCTGTGACCGGACTGGATGATCTGTTGCATGGCGAGCCTGACCCTGTGAAGGCACTCAAGGGTGTGCCTGCAGGAACCTTTACCGTTCTGATGATGCATGAACCGGATTATGCTGATATAGCACAGGCTCATTCCTTTCACCTACAGCTATCCGGGCACAGCCATGGAGGACAGATTCGCCTGCCGTTTGTAGGTGCGCCATTCACCCCTTATGGGTCTCAAAAGTACATAAATGGATTGTATTATACAGATACCAAGCGTATGCCAGTGTATGTGAATAGAGGTTTTGGCGAAACAGTCATGCCTTTTCGTTTTCTATGTAGGCCTGAATTAACGGTGCTGACATTGCACCATTCATCGGATGAATAG
- a CDS encoding DUF3891 family protein has translation MICREHDGAIVMVKQHDHGKLAGELAIWFKEEHVPEEGRRDEVLWAVAEHDRGWIDLDETPFWNDAEHAPYSFIDFPVVPKLTFYKRGLDEIEARTPYGALLCSLHFERLIKISGLDYPELTLYQEHEEERRSRIHRELEVSKPIGEDELYYDARLLEFCDDLSLYLALNEPGSPKSEEHPWWREGFSGSEDFSFTSGRTITVEWKDKSTLVLDPFPFKKTVEVAFMLKRVQQSEIAKRGIAPAYRDTPEEECRIVLTALNES, from the coding sequence GTGATTTGTCGGGAGCATGATGGAGCAATTGTAATGGTTAAACAGCATGATCACGGGAAGTTAGCTGGAGAGCTTGCCATTTGGTTTAAGGAAGAGCATGTGCCAGAAGAAGGACGCCGGGATGAGGTGCTTTGGGCGGTAGCTGAACATGACCGGGGCTGGATTGATCTAGATGAGACGCCCTTTTGGAACGATGCGGAACACGCGCCTTACAGCTTTATTGATTTTCCTGTAGTGCCGAAGCTGACCTTTTATAAGCGAGGACTTGATGAGATCGAGGCGCGGACACCTTACGGAGCGCTTTTGTGCAGCTTGCATTTTGAACGACTCATTAAGATTTCGGGACTGGATTATCCAGAACTGACGTTATATCAAGAGCATGAAGAGGAACGTAGATCCCGTATTCACCGAGAACTGGAAGTATCTAAACCGATTGGTGAAGATGAGCTGTATTATGATGCCCGTCTTTTGGAATTCTGCGATGACTTATCTCTATATTTGGCTTTAAATGAACCAGGTAGCCCGAAATCTGAGGAGCATCCATGGTGGCGTGAAGGATTCTCTGGCAGTGAAGATTTCAGTTTTACGTCAGGTCGTACGATAACCGTGGAGTGGAAAGATAAGTCAACGTTAGTGCTGGATCCTTTTCCCTTTAAGAAGACGGTGGAAGTAGCCTTTATGCTGAAACGAGTCCAACAATCAGAAATTGCTAAGAGAGGCATCGCACCCGCATACCGTGATACGCCAGAGGAAGAATGTAGAATTGTACTGACGGCTCTAAACGAAAGCTGA
- the sdhB gene encoding succinate dehydrogenase iron-sulfur subunit gives MAETATAPKNVKFIITRQDDPQSSSYVEEFELPYRPGMNVISALMEIQRNPVNAKGDSTVPVCWDSNCLEEVCGACSMVINGKPRQACAALIDNLEQPVRIEPMKTFPVVRDLVIDRTRMFNALKRVKAWIPIDGTYDLGPGPRMPEKKRQWAYELSKCMTCGVCLEACPNVNEKTDFIGPAAISQVRLFNAHPTGEMNADERLDALMDDGGIDGCGNSQNCVRACPKGIPLTTSIAEINKQTTKHMFKRWLGV, from the coding sequence ATGGCGGAAACTGCTACAGCTCCCAAAAACGTAAAGTTTATCATCACCCGCCAGGACGATCCACAAAGCTCATCTTATGTTGAGGAATTTGAGCTCCCTTATCGTCCGGGTATGAATGTAATCAGTGCTTTGATGGAAATTCAGCGTAACCCTGTGAATGCCAAAGGTGACAGCACCGTTCCGGTATGCTGGGATTCCAACTGTCTAGAAGAAGTATGCGGGGCTTGCTCGATGGTGATCAACGGCAAACCTCGCCAAGCCTGCGCAGCGCTTATAGACAATCTGGAACAACCTGTACGCATTGAGCCAATGAAGACATTTCCGGTGGTGCGTGACTTAGTGATTGACCGTACCCGGATGTTCAACGCACTTAAACGAGTAAAGGCCTGGATTCCAATCGATGGTACGTATGACCTTGGGCCGGGACCACGTATGCCGGAGAAGAAACGGCAGTGGGCTTATGAATTATCTAAGTGTATGACTTGCGGTGTATGCTTGGAAGCTTGTCCGAATGTCAACGAGAAGACGGATTTCATCGGACCCGCAGCCATCTCTCAAGTACGCCTGTTCAATGCTCATCCTACGGGTGAAATGAATGCGGATGAAAGATTGGACGCATTGATGGATGATGGCGGTATTGACGGTTGTGGTAACTCACAGAACTGTGTGCGCGCTTGTCCAAAAGGTATTCCTCTTACCACCTCCATTGCAGAAATTAATAAGCAGACGACAAAACATATGTTCAAACGCTGGTTAGGTGTGTAA
- the sdhA gene encoding succinate dehydrogenase flavoprotein subunit, with protein MATANIIIVGGGLAGLMATIKAAESGAHVQLFSLVPVKRSHSVCAQGGINGAVNTKGEGDSPWEHFDDTVYGGDFLANQPPVKAMCEAAPGIIHLMDRMGVMFNRTPEGLLDFRRFGGTKRHRTAFAGATTGQQLLYALDEQVRRWESEGLVTKRENWEFLSAIVDDEGVCRGISAQNLKTMEIETFPADAVILASGGPGIIFGKTTNSVINTGTAASAVYQQGVHYANGEFIQIHPTAIPGDDKLRLMSESARGEGGRIWTYKDGKPWYFLEEKYPAYGNLVPRDIATREIFNVCVDQGLGINGENMVYLDLSHKDPKELDVKLGGIIEIYEKFMGDDPRKIPMKIFPAVHYSMGGMWVDYNQMTNIPGLFAAGECEYQYHGANRLGANSLVSAIYGGMVAGPKAVEYIKGLKKSSQDISSSVYDSFHKKQTDKYESLLAMSGTENAYVIHKELGEWMTANMTVVRHNPKLEATIGKIKELKERYRNINMNDTSRWNNQGVAFTRQLWNMLELSEAMTLGALMRNESRGAHYKPEFPDRNDEEFLKTTKAAWTADGPQISYDEVDVSLIPPRVRDYSKD; from the coding sequence ATGGCAACAGCAAATATCATTATCGTGGGTGGCGGTCTGGCCGGCCTGATGGCTACCATCAAGGCAGCGGAGTCCGGTGCACATGTTCAATTATTCTCATTAGTGCCTGTAAAAAGATCACACTCCGTTTGTGCGCAAGGCGGCATCAACGGCGCGGTAAATACGAAAGGGGAGGGCGACTCCCCTTGGGAGCACTTCGACGATACCGTTTACGGCGGTGACTTCCTGGCGAATCAGCCACCGGTCAAGGCGATGTGTGAAGCAGCACCGGGTATCATCCACCTTATGGACCGGATGGGCGTAATGTTCAACCGCACTCCTGAGGGATTACTCGACTTCCGTCGTTTCGGCGGAACGAAGCGTCACCGCACTGCATTTGCTGGCGCAACGACAGGTCAACAGCTTTTGTATGCGTTGGATGAGCAGGTGCGCCGCTGGGAGTCCGAAGGTCTTGTAACGAAACGTGAGAACTGGGAGTTCCTCTCGGCCATCGTTGACGACGAAGGGGTATGCCGCGGCATAAGTGCCCAGAATCTCAAGACGATGGAGATTGAGACTTTTCCTGCAGACGCTGTTATTTTGGCTAGCGGCGGGCCGGGTATTATTTTTGGTAAAACAACGAACTCCGTAATTAATACGGGTACAGCAGCAAGTGCAGTGTACCAACAGGGCGTACATTATGCCAACGGAGAATTTATCCAGATTCACCCAACGGCTATTCCGGGAGATGACAAGCTCCGCTTAATGTCGGAATCAGCACGTGGTGAAGGCGGCCGCATCTGGACTTATAAAGATGGAAAGCCGTGGTATTTCCTTGAAGAGAAATATCCAGCCTACGGTAACTTGGTGCCGCGCGATATTGCTACACGTGAGATTTTTAATGTGTGTGTGGATCAAGGGCTGGGTATTAACGGTGAGAACATGGTGTATTTGGACCTCTCTCACAAGGACCCGAAAGAGCTGGACGTGAAGCTTGGCGGGATTATTGAAATTTACGAAAAGTTCATGGGGGATGACCCTCGTAAAATACCGATGAAAATCTTCCCGGCTGTGCACTATTCCATGGGCGGTATGTGGGTTGATTACAACCAAATGACAAACATTCCTGGTCTGTTTGCGGCAGGCGAATGTGAATATCAATATCATGGAGCGAATCGTCTAGGCGCTAACTCTCTGGTATCTGCCATTTACGGCGGTATGGTTGCTGGACCAAAGGCTGTTGAATACATCAAAGGTCTGAAGAAATCGTCACAAGATATCTCTTCTTCTGTATATGATAGCTTCCACAAAAAGCAGACGGACAAATATGAGTCTCTGCTAGCGATGTCAGGTACAGAGAATGCTTATGTGATTCACAAGGAACTGGGCGAATGGATGACCGCCAATATGACGGTTGTACGGCACAATCCGAAGCTGGAAGCGACCATTGGCAAAATCAAAGAGCTTAAAGAACGCTATCGCAATATCAATATGAACGATACGTCACGCTGGAATAACCAAGGTGTGGCATTCACCCGTCAGCTGTGGAACATGCTGGAGCTGTCCGAAGCGATGACACTGGGAGCGCTTATGCGCAATGAGAGCCGCGGCGCTCATTACAAACCGGAATTCCCGGATCGTAATGATGAGGAATTCTTGAAGACCACAAAAGCAGCTTGGACTGCGGACGGTCCGCAAATCTCTTACGACGAAGTCGATGTCTCACTGATCCCTCCACGGGTCCGTGATTATTCGAAGGATTAA
- a CDS encoding succinate dehydrogenase cytochrome b558 subunit, producing MKGFYSRKIHSLLGVIPLGAFFIEHMMTNFAAVEGGASGFTDSVIWLNSLPLVFFLELFGIWLPLLYHGVYGLYIAYQSKPNLNRFNIERNWRYTLQRITGIITFIFIVWHLFQTRVQVAVGSVEHEELGGLMHDIVTQPLMLTLYIIGIVAACFHFSNGLWSFLISWGITVGPRSQRVSSYLCLGIFVLVTFMFLISLVTFRDAEFQTAASIAQSIKTFI from the coding sequence ATGAAAGGATTTTATTCCAGAAAGATTCATTCCTTGCTAGGCGTTATCCCGCTTGGAGCTTTCTTCATTGAGCACATGATGACGAATTTTGCGGCTGTAGAGGGTGGCGCTTCCGGTTTCACTGACAGCGTGATATGGCTGAATAGCCTGCCGCTTGTCTTCTTCCTGGAATTGTTCGGTATATGGCTTCCTCTGCTGTACCATGGCGTATACGGACTATATATTGCCTATCAATCCAAGCCGAACTTGAACCGCTTCAACATTGAAAGAAACTGGCGTTATACGCTGCAACGCATTACAGGAATTATTACCTTTATCTTTATAGTCTGGCATTTGTTCCAAACCCGGGTTCAGGTGGCAGTTGGTAGTGTAGAGCATGAAGAGCTGGGTGGTCTGATGCATGATATCGTGACTCAACCACTGATGTTGACACTGTATATTATTGGTATCGTTGCAGCATGCTTTCACTTCTCAAACGGCCTATGGTCTTTCTTGATCAGCTGGGGAATCACGGTAGGACCTCGTTCACAGCGGGTATCCTCTTACCTTTGTCTCGGTATATTTGTTCTTGTAACGTTTATGTTCCTCATTTCGCTAGTCACTTTCCGTGATGCTGAATTTCAAACCGCAGCTTCCATAGCTCAGTCCATAAAGACTTTCATCTAA
- a CDS encoding LysR family transcriptional regulator has product MFDDLDVFAAVVEHSSLNRASRQLNLSQPALSRKISKLEERLGVALFNRYGKRLELTEVGRLTYSYALEQRQQRSKFLEALSKYKEGEPKLVTLGASLTSLQTTLPPLVNAYMEKYPTAELKLITGRTHEIVSSVSEGKSDIGLIASSIQEPGLRCISLFEDQLRLVVSEHHPLNQSTKLTMDDLSRLPMILFSKGTWYRRLTDDLFQRCGIDPDVRMEIDSFEAIVRLLPTVNVAALLPKSYLRPQLLNGGGLVSLHIKELEQTQRTTCLIYRDDGSLSTAARSLVQVTEEMFLTEREK; this is encoded by the coding sequence ATGTTTGACGATTTAGATGTTTTTGCAGCGGTTGTGGAGCACTCCAGCTTGAATCGGGCCTCCCGCCAGCTCAATCTGTCCCAACCTGCCCTATCTCGTAAAATCTCCAAGCTGGAAGAACGGCTGGGTGTAGCGCTATTTAATCGTTATGGCAAGCGACTGGAGTTAACCGAGGTTGGGCGTCTTACTTATTCCTACGCACTTGAACAACGGCAGCAGCGCTCTAAATTTCTGGAGGCATTGTCAAAATACAAAGAAGGCGAGCCTAAGCTCGTCACCTTAGGGGCGTCACTTACCTCACTACAGACCACTCTGCCTCCACTAGTAAACGCATATATGGAGAAATACCCAACTGCGGAGCTGAAGCTAATCACAGGCCGAACACATGAAATTGTCTCCTCTGTCAGTGAAGGAAAGTCAGATATAGGTCTGATCGCTTCCTCTATTCAAGAACCTGGACTGCGCTGCATTTCTCTGTTTGAGGATCAACTTCGACTGGTTGTTTCTGAGCATCATCCTCTGAATCAATCTACCAAGCTAACCATGGATGATCTGTCCCGACTGCCTATGATCCTGTTCTCCAAAGGCACCTGGTACCGACGTCTAACAGACGATCTGTTCCAGCGCTGTGGAATTGATCCAGACGTTCGGATGGAGATTGACTCCTTCGAAGCCATCGTGCGGCTGCTGCCGACAGTCAATGTGGCAGCGTTACTGCCCAAGTCTTATCTGCGTCCGCAGCTGTTAAACGGCGGTGGGCTGGTCTCTCTGCATATTAAGGAGCTGGAGCAGACTCAGCGAACTACCTGCCTGATTTACCGTGACGATGGGAGCCTGAGCACAGCGGCCCGCAGCCTCGTGCAGGTCACAGAAGAGATGTTTCTAACGGAACGAGAGAAATAG
- a CDS encoding potassium channel family protein, whose product MKAQQFVVIGLGRFGSSLALELMEMGYEVLGIDHHEERVEEMSDHLTHAVVADATDEGIMRSLGVRNFDCGIVAIGDNMERSILAAILLKEIGVKQVVAKAISILHGRALSRLGVDRVIFPERDMGIRVAHQLVTPNLLDYIELSKDYKIVELTVPSCMNGKSLSDLNTRAKYGCSIVALNRESGIIVAPTAHDHLSEGDVMVLIGSNESIDRFEDEVVNQD is encoded by the coding sequence ATGAAAGCACAGCAATTTGTAGTAATCGGTTTAGGCCGCTTTGGCTCAAGCCTTGCACTTGAGCTGATGGAAATGGGCTACGAGGTGCTCGGCATTGATCACCATGAGGAGCGTGTGGAGGAAATGAGCGATCACCTGACGCATGCGGTAGTGGCTGATGCTACAGATGAAGGAATTATGCGCTCGCTCGGCGTACGGAACTTTGACTGTGGGATTGTAGCGATTGGCGACAATATGGAACGAAGTATTCTGGCGGCGATTTTGTTAAAAGAGATTGGAGTCAAGCAAGTAGTAGCCAAGGCGATCTCGATCCTTCATGGTCGTGCGTTGTCCAGGCTGGGCGTGGACCGGGTTATTTTTCCGGAGCGGGATATGGGCATTCGTGTAGCACATCAGCTCGTGACACCCAATTTGCTGGATTATATTGAACTGTCCAAGGATTATAAAATCGTCGAGCTAACCGTTCCGTCTTGCATGAACGGGAAAAGCTTGTCAGATTTAAATACAAGAGCGAAATATGGCTGCAGTATTGTTGCCCTGAACCGGGAAAGTGGAATTATAGTGGCTCCAACGGCACATGATCATTTGAGTGAGGGCGACGTTATGGTACTCATTGGTTCTAATGAAAGTATTGATCGATTTGAGGATGAAGTTGTAAACCAAGATTAA